In Oryzias melastigma strain HK-1 linkage group LG6, ASM292280v2, whole genome shotgun sequence, the DNA window GATGTCAGTTTCTTGCAGTCAGAATCACAGATGTCACCAAGCTGCTCAAGGCCACCACGAGAGCTCCCAGGATGAACTTCCATGAAATTCCCTGAAAGAAAACACGAGATCTTACATTCAACTCTGAACGGTACTGAGCGTGTGCAATGCGGTGACTCACAGAGGGTTTCTTCTTGGAGGGAATCAGGAAGGGGTTGATGTTGTCTCCAAGTATCTCAGCAGGTTTGGCTTTCCATTGCTGGGTGTCTTTGCCGTCCGATTGCCTTTTGACCAGCTTGGATAACTCGGCGTGGATTgcctttgaaaatgtaaaaacgttTTAATGTTTATATGTCTGCAGActttcagtcttttattttgtagatgatgaaggaaaaaaatgaaggacatTTGTATCTTCAATATAATACATTTGTAATGGAGCAACTAAAGTTATGCAAATATTTTCTATATCAGAACTAAGttacaaaaagaaacatatttttgttttgtctagtCAATCCCAGACACATTTTTCAGTGTCAGTTTGTCTAGTCAGAGTAATAGCAGCAGATATGACttgtaaacattttatggaAAGTTTTGAACAGCAGGAAAtgctctacataaaaataaaggctTTAACTTgactattttagaattttgtgtttaacaCACTCATGTCTTTTGCTactcattttttgttatttgtcgCCCTCTGTCGGCACACTACttccttttttactttgttgttaaagtaaatttgggcttttaattctttttccacacattttttggatttttatatTTGGCTAAAGGTTTAAATCAGTTTACTCATGAGTGCATAATAGGCTaatactagctgttttaacttatttttccagttttttaggctaatttggcatttagctaatatttttagttagctATCAGGCTTAATGTTTTCAGTTATgaatttcagcatattcagctttCAGTTCTGGatcttcagtgaccacattcagcttacaatATTCACACTTGGAGTGTTGTAGGGAATgcttatatatctagtttttaactCTTGTCCCTGAATGAGGTAGGCCAACGacaaacaccaaaagcacaTAAAACCAACTGTAAAAATGACATACTAAAATTCAGAAGGACTTTGAAGGTTAATTAGAGTAGTCTCTATACAATTGATCAAAAAGTACACATAAATCCACACATTACAAaactaaaactatttaaatggtGTGATATGCATCCAAACCTGACTTTTACATTTGCAGGTTAATGCAGTTTAGGAAAGAAGAACATGGCTTTATCACAACTGTGTGCATGGTTGACAAATTTGGTTCCAGACGTTACAGCCCTTAACAGAGAACAATGTCCAAAGTTGGTGCGTCTGTAGGACACCACACACTCACCCCTGGCTACAGAGCTAGTGGATACACCAGCTCTAGATTTCAACTTAATCTTTGTTGCACTAATAGTTTTAAACGGTAACATCCTTCAGGCtgtaattttcttattttccgATAGTGTTTCCATGGAATAGCTAGATACATGTGTTTGCAGCAGCTGTGGCGTCTCTAGTGTGTATGGATGgacacatgcatgtgtgtgtgtgggagctTTCTAGTTGACGGGATTGGGAGGAAACCTGTTGAGAGGAGGAACTTTCTCTCCCACATAATCTCACCTTGGTGGCAGGCTCCAGTTTCAAGGCTTTTTTTAGCACCTCCATGGCCTCTTTGTATTCACCCTTGTCTGACAGCAGCTGAAAGAGATGGAAAGAAGTGCAGAGGGAGCACGGCTGAAGCTCTCATGCAATATGGACGGGAAAACACGCTGGTTCTAAATCTATCACTtccccatttttaaaaaaaaagaatctgattAGATAAAATGacatcttgagtttttttttccttctttaagtTTTAACTTGTAAAACTGGACTCCTACCTTTCCTGCCCGAAAGAGGGCCTTGACGTTGTTTGGCTCAAGGGTCAGGACGTCCCGGCTGGTGTGCAGCGCCTCATTGAACTGCTCCAGCTTGATCTGAGTGGTGGCCAAATTATTCAAACACTTCACTCTGTATTCCTGAACCTCTTGCTCTTCAGCCTTTGTGCCGACATTGCTGCCATCTGCAGAGACGGACATGTGGATCGTCGCGTCACaactctcattttttattttgttattgtagCATAAACAAATGTGACCAATTAGCTTTTTCTTGGAGTCACTTAACCTCAAACCAAGAACTTGTGttctatttttgatttgttcaatacgtttttacacaaaaatggaGATCTGAAAAAGCTTGTGAGCAAACTAATGAGCTCCCGTTAGCAAGAGGGAATGTTGCCTTTGACCTGGAGCATGCTGGGTAATGAGTGTCAGCAGTCCTGGGAGTACATCTGTGTTAATgcataaagttgtaaatttgagTTAACCCATTGATGCTtcaatttatttccagctatgaagaaaataaaaagttatttttaattttcagtagatgctaaattaagggaagtttggagcagaagtgTTTTGATGCGTATTTGCATCAATAGAGGTTTAGGGGTTCAAAACCAGATTTGGAtctgtatttttgctttattctaaagaaaaaactatCTTATGTTGGCAAaccaaatcagatttttttttttttgctttacaagTTTGATGCatgaatagaaataaaaacatttggaaattcACATAAATTTTTACTGCTCTGGAACATTCTATCACATTGTAAAATGcttgattttaacatttttaatgtttttgtaatttttttcttttggttggTGAGTTcataattgtaaaataaagcCAACGAGAGCCTATCTGCCTCATATTCTCCTGCTGCTCATCCTCTAATGACATGATCAGGATGCTCCGACGAACCCCCCTCTCGAGTGCCCCTCTGGAGTCACGCACCGCTCAGCCATCATTAATACATTATGAAGCAGTTCATGTTTGTCTCTTTAGTGACTTGTTCAGCCGCAATCGTCTCTCCGTTCTTCTCGGCCTCGTCATTGATTGAAGCGATCGGAGGGGAGAAAACTGATTAGCTTTGATTATGCTAAAGAAGCAAGTAAAAACAGATGAGCTGAGATACATGGGGTCAGATTGATGGTGCTGTGGAGTGGAAGGATGGCAGGGAAATGTGGGCTCGGTCTGGGAATCATTTgccattttattgttatttttttgtacacaattttagtgatttattgttttaaagctgGAATACCTGTGCTGCGAGTAGTCAGCACTTCCAGAGCCACACAGTAAGCCATGGCAGCCAAGCTGTATTCCTCCCTCTGGAAATGAAAGTTTCCTCGCTCTCGTTTCTGGTTGCCGATGCGGATGCGGTCGGCGATGGGCAGAGCCAGCGGGTCTGGTTTGTCTCTGatgtcctgcagctgcagctggtaGAGAATAGGAGCCCATGCTGGAATATCAGGCTCTCTAGAAAAcgaagaaaggaaaaaggaggCATGATATTTACTCCatcatttggtcatttttaactGTCCAAGCAAAACTTTTGGAAGTCATGTAGATAATATAGCTTTTGCTGGACATTTTGACTCCACTTCGGCATCAAAACCTACCAGTTTTCTGTTACACATAAGtgcattttttagaaaaattataGAATTTTGGAGTCTAATTAGTCATAGGACTAACTCAATCCGAAT includes these proteins:
- the fkbp16 gene encoding FKBP prolyl isomerase 16 isoform X2, encoding MVRFQDPSTDDDVLERDSSAEILFPEYAVEEWTSTPFEQLFVADDWENITEEHLLRKKVLKCGDVQVPRPTWGQEVTIMMQGVLEDRTVVEKDCKLVFVIGEGDVNQALEECVLSMQMGEITLLLADSQYAYGLLGREPDIPAWAPILYQLQLQDIRDKPDPLALPIADRIRIGNQKRERGNFHFQREEYSLAAMAYCVALEVLTTRSTDGSNVGTKAEEQEVQEYRVKCLNNLATTQIKLEQFNEALHTSRDVLTLEPNNVKALFRAGKLLSDKGEYKEAMEVLKKALKLEPATKAIHAELSKLVKRQSDGKDTQQWKAKPAEILGDNINPFLIPSKKKPSGISWKFILGALVVALSSLVTSVILTARN
- the fkbp16 gene encoding FKBP prolyl isomerase 16 isoform X1, with product METEPHCEEQIVPVTAPMEAEVRAAIAETADADCPDKLPRGSVEASDKVENCEEDSEGFKVKESPDAKQETEETECKEEKKLRKTNSWKMVRFQDPSTDDDVLERDSSAEILFPEYAVEEWTSTPFEQLFVADDWENITEEHLLRKKVLKCGDVQVPRPTWGQEVTIMMQGVLEDRTVVEKDCKLVFVIGEGDVNQALEECVLSMQMGEITLLLADSQYAYGLLGREPDIPAWAPILYQLQLQDIRDKPDPLALPIADRIRIGNQKRERGNFHFQREEYSLAAMAYCVALEVLTTRSTDGSNVGTKAEEQEVQEYRVKCLNNLATTQIKLEQFNEALHTSRDVLTLEPNNVKALFRAGKLLSDKGEYKEAMEVLKKALKLEPATKAIHAELSKLVKRQSDGKDTQQWKAKPAEILGDNINPFLIPSKKKPSGISWKFILGALVVALSSLVTSVILTARN